One window of the Vicinamibacteria bacterium genome contains the following:
- a CDS encoding FG-GAP-like repeat-containing protein — MVLGTLSLLLLGVLDAQAQNLIQNPGFTGGFSNWTIIPGGNYTVGWDGTVGNAALGAAQVTLTSPSTTDFLALKQCVPVSGSTVYDVSGSGRYPSGVSVVPDLALLFSYFTDAACTTSAGGSVDSLQLTGSTTPADTWATSNFLQGITTPSGAHFALLRLRFTTLSAGNSSGWFDDISLTPTPVADLSITKTDGHESAVPGTQITYTIVASNAGPSAANGATVTDTVPGTITGVTWTCVAAGGATCTASGSGSIFQGVNLPMGGSVTYSLTGTISPSATGTLSNTATVTPPSAVFDPNQANNTATDTDALVQMGGALPGPLPLLPGNNWWNLDISAAPVDPNSANFITFIGGSTPGHPDFGGDVSLGSVKIYGFPYAVVSGTQPKKAVTFATPGESDGVDHSSGLSFPFYPIPDLAITQPHWIEAGDPGNVDIRSTDDRHLLIVDADNKYLYELYNVFYDTGTAQWLAGSGAFFDLNKNHRRPETWTSADAAGLAMLPGLVRYEEAFGAAEIGHAFRVTLLTTNGYVYPASHSGGSTGGALPMGARLRLKAGKDISSFTPEVQRIFRAMKKYGLIVADNGTSMYVSGTYDTRWDNSVLNPAFGALTANDFEVVQLGFGVPTELKLADFDGDRQTDLAAFQSSSGLWFIKQSSTGTTTSLGYGGAGYVPVPADYDGDGKADIAVYHPPTGLWFIRSSSTGTDSVTGFGGSGYAPVRGDFDGDGKADLAVFHDATGLWFIKNSSTGAVVTVGYGGTGYIPVPGDYDGDGKTDIAVYHPPTGLWFIRNSSTLATTTVGFGGTGYTPVRGDFDGDGKNDIAVFNNASGLWFIKQSLTNSVLTLGFGGSAYTPVPADFDADGQTDIAVYHQPTGLWFIRQSTTGNTVSMTFGGPGYVPVN; from the coding sequence ATGGTCTTGGGGACGTTGTCGTTGCTTCTCCTTGGCGTCCTCGACGCTCAGGCCCAAAATCTCATTCAGAACCCGGGCTTCACCGGCGGCTTCAGCAACTGGACGATCATTCCTGGTGGGAACTACACCGTAGGCTGGGACGGTACGGTTGGAAATGCCGCCCTTGGTGCGGCCCAGGTCACCCTTACGTCCCCGTCCACCACGGACTTCCTTGCCCTCAAGCAGTGCGTTCCGGTAAGCGGCTCTACGGTCTACGACGTGAGCGGGAGCGGTCGCTATCCCAGCGGGGTCTCCGTGGTACCTGACCTTGCCCTGCTCTTTTCCTACTTCACGGATGCGGCCTGCACCACCAGCGCTGGAGGGTCGGTGGATAGCCTTCAGCTGACAGGCAGCACAACTCCTGCCGACACCTGGGCGACCTCGAACTTTCTACAGGGCATCACGACACCCAGCGGGGCCCACTTCGCGTTGCTCAGGCTCCGGTTCACGACACTCTCGGCCGGTAACTCGTCCGGATGGTTCGACGACATCAGCCTTACCCCTACCCCCGTGGCGGACCTCTCGATCACGAAGACGGACGGGCATGAGTCCGCGGTCCCGGGAACGCAGATCACCTACACGATCGTGGCCTCGAATGCGGGACCGAGCGCGGCGAACGGCGCGACGGTGACGGACACGGTGCCGGGGACGATCACGGGCGTGACCTGGACATGTGTGGCGGCGGGCGGGGCGACGTGCACGGCGAGCGGGTCGGGGAGCATCTTCCAGGGCGTTAACCTGCCCATGGGAGGGTCGGTGACGTACAGCCTGACGGGTACGATAAGTCCTTCCGCCACGGGCACGCTCAGCAACACGGCGACGGTGACGCCGCCGTCCGCGGTGTTCGACCCGAACCAGGCGAACAATACCGCCACCGACACGGACGCCCTAGTGCAGATGGGCGGAGCTTTGCCGGGGCCCCTTCCCCTGTTGCCGGGCAACAACTGGTGGAACCTCGACATCAGCGCTGCCCCCGTGGACCCGAACTCGGCCAACTTCATCACCTTCATCGGCGGCTCCACGCCCGGGCATCCGGACTTCGGGGGAGACGTGTCCCTGGGCAGCGTTAAGATCTACGGGTTCCCCTACGCGGTGGTGAGCGGCACTCAACCCAAGAAAGCAGTTACGTTCGCGACCCCGGGGGAGAGCGACGGCGTCGACCACTCCAGCGGCCTGAGCTTCCCCTTCTACCCCATACCGGACCTGGCGATCACGCAGCCCCACTGGATCGAGGCGGGTGATCCCGGCAATGTAGACATCCGCAGTACCGATGACCGGCACCTGCTGATCGTGGACGCCGACAACAAGTACCTCTACGAGCTCTACAACGTCTTCTACGACACGGGCACCGCGCAGTGGCTGGCCGGCTCGGGGGCCTTCTTCGACCTGAACAAGAACCACCGGCGGCCCGAGACCTGGACCTCGGCGGACGCCGCGGGGCTGGCCATGCTCCCGGGACTCGTCCGCTACGAGGAGGCCTTCGGGGCGGCGGAGATCGGGCACGCCTTCCGGGTCACGTTGCTCACCACGAATGGCTACGTCTATCCCGCGTCCCACTCGGGGGGATCGACGGGCGGCGCCCTTCCCATGGGGGCACGGCTGCGCCTCAAGGCGGGCAAGGACATCTCCTCCTTCACGCCCGAGGTGCAGAGGATCTTCCGGGCCATGAAGAAGTACGGCCTGATCGTCGCCGACAACGGTACCAGCATGTACGTGAGCGGGACTTACGACACCCGCTGGGACAACAGCGTTCTCAACCCCGCTTTCGGCGCCCTGACCGCCAATGACTTCGAGGTCGTCCAGCTCGGCTTCGGCGTCCCCACCGAGCTGAAGCTTGCCGATTTCGACGGTGACCGCCAAACCGACCTCGCCGCCTTCCAGTCGTCCTCGGGGCTGTGGTTCATCAAGCAGTCCTCCACGGGGACGACGACCAGTCTCGGCTATGGCGGCGCGGGGTATGTCCCGGTCCCTGCGGACTACGACGGGGACGGCAAAGCCGACATTGCGGTCTACCACCCGCCGACGGGGCTGTGGTTCATCCGGTCGTCCTCGACGGGGACCGACTCGGTGACGGGATTCGGGGGCTCGGGCTACGCGCCGGTGCGGGGCGATTTCGACGGGGACGGCAAGGCGGACCTCGCGGTCTTCCACGATGCGACCGGGCTCTGGTTCATCAAGAACTCGTCGACGGGGGCGGTGGTGACGGTGGGGTACGGGGGCACGGGGTACATCCCGGTTCCCGGCGACTACGACGGCGACGGCAAGACGGACATCGCCGTCTATCACCCGCCCACGGGGCTTTGGTTCATCCGGAACTCGTCGACCCTGGCCACGACCACGGTCGGGTTCGGGGGCACGGGCTACACCCCGGTGCGGGGGGACTTCGACGGCGACGGCAAGAACGACATCGCGGTCTTCAACAATGCCAGCGGCCTCTGGTTCATCAAGCAGTCCCTGACCAACTCCGTCCTTACCCTTGGCTTCGGGGGGTCGGCCTACACCCCGGTGCCGGCGGACTTCGACGCGGATGGGCAGACCGACATTGCCGTCTACCACCAGCCCACCGGCCTTTGGTTCATCCGCCAATCGACCACGGGGAACACGGTCAGCATGACCTTTGGCGGGCCGGGCTACGTGCCGGTGAACTGA
- a CDS encoding branched-chain amino acid ABC transporter permease: MDRLLQFLIAGLSLGSLYALVALGLVLIYRGTRVLNFAHGEVATLGTFVTFSLARSGHAFAVAAAGGLLTSALVAVAFYLGVLVPAQRRGATLFSQLILTLALSQIIHGLVLYRWPAEPERFPFPLSDRATVALGPILVSPLSLAALLTGLLGALLLFLAVQKTRLGLALRALSENLPAAQTLGLPVRRVLALTWGLASALAAVAGLFLAAQVFLDPFFMLDPFLKGFAAATLGGLNSLPGALAGGLLLGVAESLTGAYLSIEFKNSLAFLVILVVLLVRPEGLLGREFRERV; encoded by the coding sequence ATGGACCGCCTCCTCCAGTTCCTGATCGCCGGCCTCTCCCTCGGGAGCCTCTACGCCCTCGTGGCCCTCGGTCTCGTCCTCATCTACCGCGGCACGCGGGTGCTGAATTTCGCCCATGGAGAGGTCGCGACCCTGGGCACGTTCGTGACCTTCAGCCTGGCCCGGAGCGGGCACGCCTTCGCGGTCGCGGCGGCAGGCGGCCTCTTGACCTCGGCGCTCGTGGCCGTCGCCTTCTACCTGGGCGTCCTCGTCCCCGCCCAGCGCCGGGGGGCAACCCTGTTCTCGCAGCTGATCCTCACCCTCGCCCTCTCCCAGATCATCCACGGGCTCGTCCTGTACCGGTGGCCGGCCGAGCCCGAGCGGTTCCCGTTTCCCCTCTCCGACCGCGCGACCGTTGCCCTCGGGCCCATCTTGGTGAGCCCCCTCTCCCTGGCTGCCCTCCTCACCGGGCTTCTCGGGGCCCTCCTCCTGTTCCTGGCCGTCCAAAAGACACGCCTCGGACTCGCCCTCCGCGCCCTCTCCGAGAACCTGCCCGCGGCCCAGACGCTGGGCCTGCCCGTCCGAAGGGTACTGGCCCTGACCTGGGGTCTGGCCTCGGCCCTGGCCGCGGTAGCGGGCCTCTTCCTGGCCGCCCAGGTCTTCCTGGATCCCTTCTTCATGCTGGACCCGTTCCTGAAGGGATTCGCGGCCGCGACCCTGGGCGGCCTCAACAGCCTGCCCGGCGCCCTGGCGGGAGGGCTCCTCCTGGGCGTGGCCGAGAGCCTGACCGGAGCCTACCTGTCCATCGAGTTCAAGAACTCGCTCGCCTTCCTCGTCATCCTGGTGGTCCTGCTGGTCCGGCCGGAAGGCCTTCTGGGCCGCGAGTTCAGGGAACGGGTGTAG
- a CDS encoding ATP-binding cassette domain-containing protein codes for MSSTPLLRIRDLETLYFERLAALSGVSLELDRGEIVAVLGPNGAGKTTLLRTVAGLLRDQPHKGTIEFAGERIERRTPEEIARLGIAFVPEDRGLFRELSVADNLDLGLWGRRGSKASADLDFVFRLFPALKESARQQAEALSGGQQQMVALGRALLRRPRLLLLDEPSLNLAHPAAEALFAALGEIGQGGTAILLVEQNARLALKIARRAAILEGGRIALEGTPLDLAAKGDVRTAYLGLADSPQEPVALPRAEPKGTARAILDPGTPNPVDSPGQDLRFAPTRSARLGLGLLLGALLALPLLGPDSWTVRATIIWLTAIGVLGQGLLIGQCGLVSFGQAGFLAIGAYTFGHLSRAGVPFLAALAGAGLLAALAGAALGFPSLRLKGPYLAIATLGFGIAVYQILAASPLLSGGRQGLSVPRLPSLLGLSRGHSAYYVDLALLLVFLAATYNIVSSYLGRVFAAIRDSEVAAVAIGIDLVRYKLLAFAISSFYTGVAGALYAQFLGHLEPQSFTITESLNLFVAVVVGGLTFVEGSVLGAAFVVLLPSLFGGAGWLVPLTFGLSLLAVMLFEPLGLAGRGRKLALYFKARPLR; via the coding sequence ATGAGCTCGACGCCCCTGCTCAGAATCCGCGACCTGGAGACGCTCTACTTCGAGCGTCTGGCCGCCCTCTCCGGGGTCTCCTTGGAGCTGGACCGGGGGGAGATCGTGGCCGTGCTGGGGCCGAACGGCGCCGGAAAGACGACGCTCCTGCGCACTGTGGCGGGTCTTCTTAGAGACCAGCCCCACAAAGGCACGATCGAGTTCGCGGGCGAGAGGATCGAGCGCCGAACGCCGGAGGAGATCGCGCGCCTGGGCATCGCCTTCGTTCCCGAGGACCGGGGCCTCTTCCGCGAGCTGAGCGTGGCCGACAACCTGGATCTGGGGCTCTGGGGCCGGAGGGGCAGCAAGGCCTCCGCGGACCTGGACTTCGTCTTTCGTTTGTTCCCGGCCCTGAAGGAGAGCGCCCGCCAGCAGGCCGAGGCCCTGTCCGGTGGGCAGCAGCAGATGGTGGCCCTGGGCCGTGCCCTCCTCCGCCGTCCCCGCCTGCTGCTCCTCGACGAGCCTTCGCTCAACCTCGCCCACCCCGCCGCGGAGGCCTTGTTCGCGGCCCTGGGCGAGATCGGCCAGGGGGGAACGGCCATCCTGCTCGTCGAGCAGAACGCCCGCCTGGCCCTGAAGATCGCCCGGCGGGCGGCCATCCTTGAGGGGGGCCGGATCGCCCTCGAAGGAACGCCTCTGGACCTCGCGGCCAAGGGCGACGTGCGCACCGCCTATCTGGGGCTAGCCGACTCCCCTCAAGAGCCGGTGGCTCTGCCCCGAGCGGAGCCCAAGGGGACCGCGCGGGCGATTCTTGACCCCGGAACCCCCAATCCCGTCGACAGCCCCGGCCAGGACTTGCGCTTTGCCCCCACGCGCTCGGCACGGCTGGGGCTCGGCCTCCTGCTCGGGGCCCTCCTCGCCCTGCCCCTGCTCGGCCCCGACTCCTGGACCGTGCGGGCCACTATCATCTGGCTGACCGCCATCGGGGTCCTGGGCCAGGGTCTCCTCATCGGCCAGTGCGGCCTGGTCTCCTTCGGCCAAGCAGGCTTCCTGGCCATCGGGGCCTACACCTTCGGACATCTGAGCCGGGCCGGAGTGCCTTTCCTGGCCGCGCTTGCCGGTGCGGGTCTGCTCGCGGCGCTGGCCGGAGCCGCCCTGGGGTTCCCCTCCCTCCGTCTGAAGGGTCCCTACCTGGCCATCGCTACCCTGGGTTTCGGGATCGCTGTCTATCAAATCCTGGCCGCCTCCCCCCTTCTTTCCGGGGGGCGCCAAGGGCTGAGCGTGCCCCGCCTGCCCTCCCTCCTCGGCCTCTCGCGCGGCCACTCCGCCTATTACGTGGACTTGGCCCTGCTCCTGGTCTTCCTGGCCGCCACCTACAACATCGTCTCCTCGTACCTGGGCCGGGTCTTCGCCGCCATCCGCGACAGCGAGGTGGCCGCGGTCGCCATCGGCATCGACCTCGTCCGCTACAAGCTTCTGGCCTTCGCGATCTCGTCGTTCTATACGGGGGTGGCGGGGGCTCTCTACGCTCAGTTCCTGGGCCACCTGGAGCCGCAGAGCTTCACGATCACAGAGTCGCTCAACCTCTTCGTGGCCGTGGTGGTGGGCGGCCTGACGTTCGTGGAGGGATCGGTCCTGGGCGCGGCCTTCGTCGTGCTCTTGCCCAGCCTCTTCGGGGGGGCGGGCTGGCTTGTCCCCCTGACATTCGGGCTCTCCCTGCTCGCCGTGATGCTCTTCGAGCCCCTGGGCCTGGCCGGCCGCGGCCGGAAGCTCGCCCTCTACTTCAAGGCCCGGCCCCTCCGCTGA
- a CDS encoding ABC transporter ATP-binding protein — MSLLRVRDLRLSFGGLHALAGVSLDLGEGEALALIGPNGSGKTSLFNCITGLYRANSGTLEFAGESLLGVLPHAVVGLGIARTFQNSRLFPSLSVLDNLMLGRHRHFKRRLLDALLRRRQEERRQRRRCEEILEFLGLQAWRNHRASDCPYGVQKRVELGRALATEPRLLLLDEPFSGLNAEEKEEVSRCVREVGGRLGLATLLVEHDLPVASRLAGRMIALDRGVKIAEGTPADVRRHPEVARAYLGEG, encoded by the coding sequence ATGAGCCTCCTCCGGGTCCGCGACCTGCGGCTGAGCTTCGGCGGTCTCCACGCCCTGGCGGGGGTGAGCCTGGACCTGGGGGAGGGGGAGGCGCTCGCGCTCATCGGCCCCAACGGCTCCGGCAAGACCTCCCTCTTCAACTGCATCACCGGGCTCTACCGCGCCAACTCGGGGACCCTCGAGTTCGCGGGGGAGAGCCTGCTCGGGGTCCTCCCCCACGCCGTGGTCGGGCTGGGCATCGCCCGCACGTTTCAGAACTCGCGCCTCTTTCCGAGCCTCTCCGTGCTCGACAACCTCATGCTCGGGCGCCACCGGCACTTCAAGCGCCGCCTCCTGGACGCGCTCCTGCGCCGCCGCCAGGAGGAGCGCCGCCAACGCCGCCGGTGCGAGGAGATCCTCGAGTTCCTGGGCCTTCAGGCCTGGCGCAACCACCGCGCCTCGGACTGCCCCTACGGGGTGCAGAAGCGGGTCGAACTCGGGCGGGCCCTCGCCACCGAGCCCCGGCTCCTCCTCCTCGACGAGCCGTTCTCGGGCTTGAACGCGGAGGAGAAGGAGGAGGTCTCGCGGTGTGTCCGCGAGGTGGGGGGCCGGCTCGGACTCGCCACCCTCCTCGTGGAGCACGATCTGCCCGTGGCCTCGCGTCTGGCTGGACGCATGATCGCCCTTGACCGGGGGGTCAAGATCGCGGAGGGGACGCCCGCGGACGTGCGGCGGCACCCCGAGGTGGCGCGGGCCTACCTGGGAGAGGGATGA
- a CDS encoding ABC transporter substrate-binding protein: protein MPRKATSTVSLALFLAATGACSRPSVPGLSDQEIVLGMTAPLSGPAAAWGTVSRGAQAWAAHVNAGGGIHGRRIRVVVKDDGYLPGRAVANLTEMNDSAFAVVGLTGTAVLNATKDVVAEAGIPVVFPFGNPRVWARQPPAKLERVFAVYPDYESEGAFLGEQAATRGGARKIAVFYQNDEYGKDGLVGVRRGLQMVGASLVAEVPYELQDREMSIHALKMKDAGADAVVLFSTTTHGASLVKEMAKAGYRPLVFASFPLGDRQVMFRLLGELWEGAYFDVTASVVGEPEADRVLEVLLQEDPTLKGREGFALNGATAMSLAVEGLRRGGRELTRESFVAGLEGVRGWTPEGLSAPITFGPGRRHGLNCVRLLRAGPAAEESFTVVTPYQSFTPLF from the coding sequence ATGCCCAGGAAGGCGACGTCCACCGTCTCTCTGGCCCTCTTCCTGGCTGCCACCGGCGCGTGTTCGAGGCCGTCTGTCCCCGGGCTCAGCGACCAGGAAATCGTCCTCGGGATGACGGCCCCCCTTTCCGGGCCCGCCGCCGCCTGGGGCACCGTCTCGCGGGGCGCCCAGGCTTGGGCCGCGCACGTGAACGCCGGGGGCGGGATCCACGGTCGTCGGATCCGGGTGGTGGTGAAAGATGACGGATATCTTCCCGGTCGGGCGGTGGCCAACTTGACCGAGATGAATGACTCCGCCTTCGCCGTCGTCGGCCTGACGGGCACGGCGGTGCTGAATGCGACCAAAGACGTCGTGGCCGAGGCCGGCATACCGGTGGTCTTCCCTTTCGGCAACCCTCGAGTGTGGGCGAGGCAGCCCCCGGCCAAGCTCGAGCGGGTGTTCGCGGTGTATCCCGACTACGAGAGCGAGGGGGCGTTCCTGGGCGAGCAGGCGGCAACCCGGGGGGGGGCGCGCAAGATCGCGGTCTTCTACCAGAACGACGAGTACGGCAAGGACGGCCTCGTGGGGGTGCGGCGCGGCTTGCAAATGGTGGGGGCTTCTCTGGTGGCGGAGGTGCCCTACGAGCTGCAGGACCGCGAGATGAGCATCCATGCCCTGAAGATGAAGGACGCGGGGGCCGACGCGGTCGTCCTCTTCTCAACCACCACCCACGGTGCGAGCCTGGTGAAGGAGATGGCCAAGGCCGGCTATCGACCCCTCGTCTTTGCGTCCTTTCCCCTGGGCGATCGCCAAGTCATGTTCCGCCTCTTGGGCGAGTTGTGGGAAGGCGCCTACTTTGACGTCACCGCGTCCGTGGTGGGCGAGCCGGAGGCGGACCGCGTGCTTGAGGTGCTCCTCCAAGAGGACCCCACGCTCAAGGGGCGGGAGGGCTTCGCCCTGAACGGGGCCACGGCCATGAGCCTGGCCGTGGAGGGACTGCGGCGGGGAGGCCGGGAACTGACCCGCGAGTCGTTCGTGGCCGGGCTGGAAGGGGTTCGGGGCTGGACCCCGGAAGGCCTGAGCGCACCCATCACCTTCGGGCCCGGCCGGCGTCACGGCCTCAACTGCGTGCGCCTCCTGCGCGCGGGCCCCGCCGCCGAGGAATCTTTCACCGTGGTCACGCCCTACCAGAGCTTCACCCCCCTTTTCTAG
- a CDS encoding putative metal-dependent hydrolase, with protein sequence MTDDLRFPIGDFRAPATTTEAERVALIEQIEAVPARFREAVHGLGHEQLETSYRPGGWTVRQVVHHVPDSHLNAYVRFRLALTEDEPTIKPYQEDRWAELSDARSAPLELSLDLLDALHRRWTRLLRSLAPSDWKRSFRHPELGLMTLERTLALYAWHGRHHVAHVTSLRDRMGWH encoded by the coding sequence GTGACAGACGATCTGCGGTTTCCCATCGGTGACTTCCGGGCCCCCGCCACGACCACGGAGGCGGAGCGCGTCGCCCTCATCGAGCAGATCGAGGCGGTCCCGGCCCGATTCCGCGAGGCCGTGCACGGGCTGGGGCACGAGCAACTCGAGACCTCTTACCGCCCGGGGGGCTGGACAGTGCGTCAGGTGGTCCACCACGTGCCGGACAGCCACCTCAACGCCTACGTGCGCTTTCGGCTGGCTCTGACCGAGGACGAGCCCACCATCAAGCCGTACCAGGAAGACCGCTGGGCGGAGCTCTCCGATGCGCGGTCCGCCCCCCTTGAGCTATCGCTGGACCTGCTCGACGCGCTCCACCGGCGCTGGACGCGGCTTCTGCGCTCGCTCGCTCCCTCCGACTGGAAGCGCAGCTTCCGCCATCCCGAGCTGGGGCTCATGACCTTGGAGCGCACGCTCGCCCTCTACGCTTGGCACGGCCGGCATCACGTCGCCCACGTGACCTCTCTGCGCGACCGCATGGGCTGGCACTAA
- a CDS encoding DinB family protein: MDDQVLRLALLQLLTGGHAHVTVEKALAGLEPELRARRPKAEIHSVWEEFEHIRIAQEDILRYALDPAWTSPEWPQGYWPTRAEPTEAMWSSSVSRFRADLEELGGLIRDPQRDLTAKIPHGEGRTLLRQILLAADHNAYHLGQIVQARRLLGSWSGS; the protein is encoded by the coding sequence ATGGACGATCAGGTCTTGCGGCTCGCGCTTCTACAGCTCCTGACCGGCGGTCATGCCCACGTCACGGTCGAGAAAGCCTTGGCCGGGCTCGAGCCCGAGCTGCGGGCCCGGAGGCCAAAAGCCGAGATCCACTCCGTCTGGGAGGAATTTGAGCACATACGGATCGCGCAGGAGGACATCTTGCGCTACGCGCTCGATCCGGCCTGGACGTCTCCAGAATGGCCGCAGGGATATTGGCCGACGCGCGCGGAGCCAACCGAGGCCATGTGGTCCTCGTCGGTCTCGCGTTTCCGTGCCGACCTGGAGGAGCTGGGTGGCCTCATCCGCGATCCGCAACGCGACCTGACCGCCAAGATTCCCCACGGGGAGGGGCGCACCCTCCTGCGCCAGATCCTGCTTGCGGCCGATCACAACGCCTACCATCTGGGTCAGATCGTCCAGGCCCGGAGGCTGCTGGGCTCGTGGTCGGGGTCGTAG
- a CDS encoding maleylpyruvate isomerase N-terminal domain-containing protein, whose protein sequence is MATTSQDGMPPRPILTAHLFPTIEARLIELLRGLTPEDWEKQTISPKWKVKDVTAHLLDTQLRKLAIVRDGGAPEPAEIRSPSDLVALVNRLNEEGVRCYRRLSPSLLISMMEMASRQSAEFHQSLDPQAPARFAVSWAGEEASPNWFDTAREFTERWHHQQQIRLAVDRPGIMTPELYHPVLECFMRGLPHAYRDVVRNQGAWLRFDIAGECGGTWFLHREGNSWRLGDRASGPPTSGVTIPQEIAWRIFTKGITREAAVAHVRVDGDQDLGIHVLGMTTIVG, encoded by the coding sequence ATGGCCACGACGAGCCAAGACGGCATGCCTCCCCGCCCCATCCTGACCGCGCATCTCTTCCCGACCATCGAGGCTCGGCTGATCGAGCTCCTTCGCGGGCTCACCCCGGAGGACTGGGAGAAGCAGACGATCTCCCCGAAGTGGAAAGTCAAGGATGTCACGGCCCACCTCCTGGACACCCAACTGCGCAAGCTCGCGATCGTCCGCGACGGCGGCGCGCCCGAGCCGGCAGAGATCCGCTCTCCCTCCGATCTCGTTGCGCTCGTCAACCGGCTCAACGAGGAGGGGGTGCGGTGCTATCGCCGCCTCAGCCCATCTCTTCTCATCTCCATGATGGAAATGGCCTCGCGCCAGAGCGCGGAGTTTCACCAGTCGCTGGACCCTCAAGCGCCCGCACGATTTGCCGTGAGTTGGGCGGGCGAGGAGGCTTCGCCCAATTGGTTCGACACCGCCCGCGAGTTCACCGAACGATGGCATCATCAGCAACAGATCCGGTTGGCGGTGGATCGGCCGGGAATCATGACCCCCGAGCTCTATCACCCGGTGCTGGAGTGCTTCATGCGCGGACTGCCCCATGCCTACCGCGATGTGGTCCGCAATCAAGGAGCATGGCTGCGGTTCGACATCGCCGGAGAGTGCGGGGGAACCTGGTTTCTCCATCGGGAGGGCAATTCGTGGCGGCTCGGGGATCGGGCATCCGGCCCCCCAACATCAGGGGTCACGATTCCGCAGGAGATCGCGTGGCGCATCTTCACCAAGGGAATCACCCGGGAGGCGGCCGTGGCCCACGTTCGAGTCGATGGAGACCAGGACCTGGGAATTCACGTGCTGGGGATGACGACCATTGTCGGGTAG